The sequence TCAGGGAAAAGGTGCGAACCCCGCAATCAACCAGGGGAATGCTCAGTTCGAGGCTGGAAACTACACTGAGGCGGTGAAGAGTTTTGAGAAAGCGCTCAGGATCGATCCCGAAAACGGCCCGGTCAGGCTCTCCATGGGACGGGCGCTCGCCTGCCTCGGCAGGGACGGGGAGGCAGCGGAGTGGCTGAGGAAGGCCCTCGATTCGTCACCCGGTGATGCGGGGATACTCCGTGCGCTGGGGCACGTCCTGGCCAGGACCGGCGACTACCAGGAGGCAGCGGAATGTTTCGCCACGATCGTGGAGAAGAAACCCGCCGACACAAACGCCTGGTACTGGAGAGGCGAGATGCTCGAGAGGCTTGGCCGGTATGCCGATGTGGCGGAAGCCTACGCACGAGCGCTGGACGGGAACTCAGAAGACGTTGTCCTGCAGGAAAAACTCGGGAGAACCCTTGAGAGGACCGGCGCCTACCGGGAAGCAGCGGCCTGCTTTGAGAGAATTCTCCGGGCGAACCCTGAAAGCCCCGGTGCGTTCGCAAGGAAGGGGGCCGCCCTCCTGTACCGCGGGGATTATTCCGGGGCCGTTGCCTCGTTTGACCGGGTGCTTGCCGGGGACCCGCATAACCTGGATGCCCTCTACGGCAAAGCACGGGCGCTCGAGCACCTCGGCCGCTTCCAGGATGCTGCCGACTGTTATGGGATGATCACCGCCGCCGATCCCGGAAACACCCCTGCCCTGCACCACCAGGGCTCGCTCCTCCTCCGTTCCGGGAGGTACGCGGAGGCGCTTGAGTGCTTCGATAAGGTCGCCCTCGCCGACCCTGATAATATGGCAGTACGCTACTCCATGGGCCTGGTCTACGATACGCTCGGCCGCTATGACCGGGCGGTCAAGAGTTTTGACCATATCCTGAAACACGACCAGGGCCAGATCCACGTCTGGTACGCCCGCGGCATGGCGCTCTTCCGCCTCGGTCAGTACGCAGATGCGATCCGGTCATTTGACCGCGTGCTTGAGAGCCGGGCGATGACCGGGATGAAGTGGATCGGGAGCACCAGTGACCTTGCGCTCTTTGAGAGAGACGAGGCGGGGTCTCCCCTGAAGCAGAAACCGTTGAAGGTTGATGCCTGGAGTGAGACTATCCTGAACCGCAGGGGGACCGCGCTGCTCCACCTGGGCCGGTACGCGGAGGCGCTGGCGGACTTCGAGCGCGTCCTTGAGTCTGACCCCGGGAACATCCCCGTCCTGCAGCAGAGCAGCACCGCGCTCATCCATCTTGGCAGGTATGACGAGGCCGGGATCTGCCTGGACGCGGTTCTTGAGAGGGAGCCGCATAACGTCGTCGCCCGCCTGATGAAAGCGGACGTCCTCGAAAACCTCGGCAGGTACGGCGATGCGCTGGCTCACCTTGAAGCGGTGCCGGGTGCCGGTAGGGATGACCTCTTTGCCCTGCACCGGAAGGGAGAGACCCTGATGCATCTCGCGCGGTATGCGGAAGCAGCAGCAGCGTTCGATGCTCTCCTCGAGGTCAATCCAGGGGATGCCGCGGCGGCGATGAGCAGGGGAGAGGCGCTCATGCATCTTGGGGACTACGAGAAGGCGCTCGGGTGCTTTGACCGGGTGCTCGAAGGAGACCCGGCCGACCGGGGCGCCCTGATCGGCAGGAGCAGCGCGCTCGAACGTCTCGGCCGTTACGAGGATGCTCTCGGGTCCATTGACCGGGCGATGCAGGCCGGTCCTGCGGATACCGGCACGCTCACCCGCAAGGCATGGCTCCTCGAGGGGCTCGGGCGTTATGCCGACGCGGCCAACTGCTACGAAGTGCTCCGCAACGCCAATCCCGGCGCCGGGGGAAATCTGCTGAATCTCGGGGTCGTTCTTGCCGTGCTCGGCCGCTATGAGGAGGCCGCCGGGTGGTTCGGGCAGGCCGTCGAGGCCGACCCCGGCGACCTCTTTGCCTGGTTTAACCGGGGCCGGGCCCTGGAGAGGATGGGACGATACGCGGATGCGGCTGAGTGCTATGCGAACGTGACCGCCGGGCGGCCGGGAGATACCGGTGCCTGTTTTGCGCTCGCATCCGTGCTTGCGGAGCTTGGCAGACACCAGGAGGCGATCGAGTACTGCGATCGGGTCCTTGCATCCGATACCTCGAACGCAGCGGTCACAAAGCTCCGGGCAGAGATGCTGGAAGCCGTCGGCAGGCACAAGGAGGCGGCCGAGGCGTACGAGCGTTACCTTGAAGTCTCCCCCGACGACCGGGATGCGCAGATGGCGCTCGGCATGGCACTCGAGCGGGATGGGAGGTACGGCGATGCTATCAGGCATTATGCGCTGGTGCTCAAGGGCGATGAGGGTGACGCTGAAGCATGGTATACCCTCGAGAGTGCTCTTGTGCATATGGGGAGGTACGAGGAGGCGCTGGAGTGCTCTAATAGCATCATCGAGGTCAGCCCAGAGAACCAGGCTGCCTGGCAGCGGCGGGGGGAGATCTTCATGTGGCTCGGGCGCTATGAAGAAGCGGTAGCGTGCTTTGAGAAGGTTCTTGACGCCGACCCGATGGACACCCTCACCCAGCGAAGACTCGGGGAGGCAAACGAGAAGGCGGGCAGGTACGAGGAGGCGATCGCTGCCTATACCCGGGTGCTCGACCGGGAACCGGCGAATATTGAGACGCTCCACGCACGAGCCTCGGCTCTTATCCACCTCGGCAGGTATGGTGAGGCGATCAAATCCATCGATAAGATCATCGTCATCCTGCCCGAGAACCCTGCCGTCCTCTTCATGCGGGGGGCGGTGCTCGAGAAGGCAGGCAGGTACGATGATGCCCTGGTGAGCTACGAGAAAGCGCTCCAGGTGGCCCCGAAGAACGCGGCCATCTGGAACGCGACCGGGATGCTGCTGGATGCTCTGGGGCGCTACCCTGACGCCATCAGGTCGTTTGATACCGCGATAGACCTCGGCAACGCGGATATCCACGCCTGGCTCTGCAAAGGAGTAGCCCTCAGCCACCTGGGCCGGCATGACCAGGCGGTCACCTGCTATGATATGGTCCTGGGGGCGGATCCCCGCCATGCCCGGGCCTGGTACCTGAAGGGGAGGGCGCTTGACCGGCTGGGCAGGTTCGCGGAGGCGGTGGAGTGCTTTGGGAAGGCGCTGGAGGGCGAGGAACTGCCATGAGGTATGCGCCGGGGTTCCTGCTGCTGGTCATGGTGCTCCTTGTAGCCGGTGCCGGGTGCACCGGGACAGAGGCGCAGGTGAAGACCGGGGATACGGTGAAGGTCCACTACACAGGCACCTTTGAGAACGGGACGGTCTTTGACAGTTCCGCCGGGCGTGAACCGCTGGAGTTTACCGTCGGCGCCGGTATGATGATCCCCGGGTTTGATGAGGGTGTTGTGGGGATGCAGGTGGAGGAGACGAAGACCATCCACATCCCGGCCGACCGGGCGTACGGGAACTACCGGGAAGACCTTGTCTTTCTCACCGACCCGGCAAGGATCCCGGGAGGGGAGAACCTGACCGTCGGGCAGCAGGTCGGGGTAACCCTGCCCAACGGTCAGAGTCTGGTCGGAACGGTCACCGGCGTGTCGCCCGACGGGATCGTCATCGACGCGAATCACCGTCTCGCGGGGGAGAACCTCACGTTCTCCGTCAGGGTCGTTGAGATTGGGCGGTGATTACGCCCCTGACCTCCGGGGCCCTGTTTATTGGTTCGGCCTCTAGTGCTCTTTGTCATCTTAAATTTAGAGATCTTCCGTCCCTCTTCGCGACCTCCCGCGTGCTTCCGCGTGAGACGTTGGTACTCTCTATGACCGCACTGCCTCACGCGAAGACGCGAAGGCCGCGAAGGGGCGTTGCAGGTACCCAAGACCAATCTTCGCGGCTTCGCGTGAGTTGGTGGATGGGGATAACGATACAGCCTCACGCGAAGACTTGATGAGGCGTTTCAGGGGATTATACCGAACTTCGCGCTCTTCGCGACTTCGCGTGAGACCGGAGGGACCCATCCCGGCATGCGACAAAAATTTCTAAAATAAGGTGACACGATGCACTAGTGCTTGTTGTCATCTTAAATTTAGAGATCTCCTGTCTCTCTTCGCGACCTTCGCGTGAGACGTCGGTACTCTCTAGTACCCCTCACGCAGAACAGTACTTCGCTAATTTCGGCATCTGAAATCGACCAATGCAGCCTCGCATAGCGACCTAAAACGGGATCGGCAGCACCCGGGCACCGGACTTCGCGCGAGAGCGTGAGAGGCCATATTGCTATCTTCGCCCATTAACTCACGCGAAGCCGCGAAGCCGCGAAGGGGCGTTGCCTACACCCATTATCAAACTTCGCGCTCTTCGCGCACTTCTGCGTGAGTTTTCGGTCCCGGGAGGCACCAGAGTCTCACGCGAAGCGTGCCATGAGCCTTCGGCTCATAGACGAGCATGAAAAACGGCGATGGCTGGCCCGTATGGTAATAGCGGCCTCTTCGAGGGGACGCTCTCCATACACGGAGGGGTTTTTCATACCAGCCTTGACGAGGCGTTGCAGGGGATTATACCGAACTTCGCGCACTCCCGCGTGCTTCCGCGTGACGCAACAATCGCGTGGAAGTATTAGATGCAATGATCCCCTGGCCGCATCTCAGGGGTTCTCCTTCTCTTCGGCAGCCACCGGGGTGACCAGCACCTTATCAACCCGGTAGCCGTCCATATCGAGGACCTCGAACTGGAGATTATCCCAGGTAAACCGGTCTCCGGCCTCGGGTGTCCGCTCGAGGTACATCATCACAAACCCCCCGAGCGTCTGGTAATACCCGCGTTCCTCGCCGGGCAGGCCGCCTACGTCGAAGAGGTCGTGAAACTCGTCGATTGGGAGCATCCCGTCGAGGAGCCATGACCCGTCCTCGCGCTGGACCGCCATGGCCTCGGGCGGGTGCTCGACCGACGGGATACCTCCGACAATCGCCTCCATGATGTCGTGCACCGTAACCAGCCCCTGGATGCTCCCATACTCGTCGGTGATAAAGGCGAGCCGTGCGCCTGAGGTCTTGAACTCTTCGAGGACCGCCAGCGCCATGACACTCTCGGGCACAAAGAGGGCGGGCTCGATCGCCTTTGCGAGGTCGGGGGGTTCCCCCTTGATCATCCGTGCCCAGAGGTTGCGGACCGAGACGACGCCGAGCAGGTTATCCAGGTGCTCGCGGTAGACCGGGAAGTATACGTGGCCGGATTCGACCATCTTCTGCCAGTTCTCTTCGGGAGGGTCCTCCACATCCACGGCCACGACATCGGGCCGCGGGGTCATCAGCACGCTGACCCGCCGGTCGCCGAGGCGGAAGACACTCTCTACCATATCCTGTTCCGCCTCCCGGAAGATTCCTGCCCGGGTTGCCTGTTCTATCAGGATCCTGATATCCTCCTCCGTGACCTCAGGCCCGGACGGCTGCCGCACCCCGAGCACCGTGAGCACCGTCTCGGTTGAGGCGCTCAGCAGCCGGACAAGGGGCGCACCGACCCTGGCGAGGAACCGCATCGGGCGGGCTACCCGGCATGCGATCCGTTCAGCGTTGCCCATAGCCACCCGCTTCGGCACCAGTTCACCGATCACCAGCGTCAGGTAGGTGATGGCGGCGACGACGATCGCGACCGCGAGCGGCCCGCTGTAAGGGGCAAGCAGGGGGATACCGGAGAATATCCCGGCAAGAGGCCCCGCGATCGTCGCCCCGCCGAAAGCTCCCGCCAGGATCCCGACGACGGTGATCCCGACCTGGATTGTAGAGAGGAACTGTGTCGGGTCGTCTGCAAGTTCGAGGGCTGCCGCCGCCCCCGCGTCACCGTCGGCCGCTCTCTTCTGCAGACGTGCCTTTCGTGCAGAGATAAGGGCAAACTCGGTCATCGAGAAGAACCCGTTTGCAAGTATCAGCAGGATGATGACCAGGATGCTGGCAGCGATAGGCATCGTACAGCTCTCCCCGGGTTTGGGGTCCGGCATACCGTTACTCCCCTCTCACTTATGCGTATCGTCGTGCACCCCGGCGTCTCATCATGTGAAGATGCATGGGTGAACTAGTAGGCCATTTCATCTTATTTTGTGGATTCTGGTGCGAATCACCGGCCTCTCGTGGAAAGCCGCGCGGGAGCATTCATGGGGCAGAGCAAGAGGCTGTACGTATGAAAACAACCTATTTCCCGGGCTTCCCGGACAGTGGACCGTGGTGGGAATCACCCCGGGGGAGGGGGCGAGCCCCCTCCCCCCACAACCTAGATCTGGGGCACGATGGAACAGAGCAGGGGAGCCCCTGGTCGCCACCCGGGGAGGTCTTCGTGGAGCATTTAGGTGAGACGACCCACTAGTGGAGCATTTCATCTAATATTGTCCATGCAATACCATCTCACGCGAAGGGCGCGAAGCCGCGAAGTTCGGTTGCTGGGCGGCAGAGTCCCCTTCGCGTTCTTCGCGTCTTCGCGTGAGGTGGCGATCGCTCGCCCCGCATCAGGACCCGCAACATAAGGTGAAACGGTCCACTAGGTCTCTGGTCGCTCCCGGGTTGCGCTACCGCTCGCGTATCCCGGCGGAAAAGTCGGGTTTGAGTCTATCCTGCACCCAACCGCTATCCCGAGGCCGCTTTCATGCGTGCAGCCCGGGGTTATGCCTCTGGTAGTTTCATCCGCGCACCCTCTCGCTACGCGTCGTAGGGTTTCACCCCAAACTGCAGCAACCCTGGAAAACCGGATGGTCAACCATATATGGCTCCGCCATTAAACAGTATGGACGTGAAATCAGCTATACTGGGTGGCGGTCTCACGGGAGTTACACTGGCCCGTCTGCTCCAGGATTTGGGCGACGAGGTGACCGTTCTCGAGCGTGAAGAGATGATCGGAGGGCTCTGCCGCTCGCGGACGGAAGCGGGTTTCACGTTCGATGTCGGAGGCTCGCACATCATCTTCTCCCGCGACGCTGAGGTCCTCTCCTTCATGCTCTCGGTCCTCGGCGGGAACGCCGACCGCCGGAAGCGGAATACCAAGATCCTGTATAAAGGGCGCTACGTCAAGTACCCCTTCGAGAACGGCCTCTATCAGTTACCCGCGGAAGACCGCTTCTTCTGCATCAACGAGTTTATCAAGAATCTCATCGCCGTCGAGAAGGGCGAGATCCCGCCGCCCACAAACTTTGCTGAGTGGATCACCTACACCTTCGGCCGCGGCATCGCCGAGTGTTACATGGTCCCGTATAATGAGAAGATCTGGAACTACCCGGTGGACCGGATGTCGCACCACTGGGTGGAAGGGCGTATCCCCCGCCCGCCGGTCGAGGATATCGTCAAATCGGCCATCGGCATCGAGACCGAGGGCTATGTCCACCAGGCAGTCTTCTCGTACCCGGTGGAGGGCGGCATTGAGGCGCTGGTCCGGGGGATTGCAGAACCGGTGCTCCCTGCCATCCGGACCGGTTTTGCCGTCGCGTCCATCAGGGAGGAGAATGGGAGTTTTGCAATCAGCGATGGCAGAGAGACCGTCCATGCGGACCGCCTGATATCGACCATCCCG is a genomic window of Methanoculleus bourgensis MS2 containing:
- a CDS encoding tetratricopeptide repeat protein, which gives rise to MDFFSNILGQGKGANPAINQGNAQFEAGNYTEAVKSFEKALRIDPENGPVRLSMGRALACLGRDGEAAEWLRKALDSSPGDAGILRALGHVLARTGDYQEAAECFATIVEKKPADTNAWYWRGEMLERLGRYADVAEAYARALDGNSEDVVLQEKLGRTLERTGAYREAAACFERILRANPESPGAFARKGAALLYRGDYSGAVASFDRVLAGDPHNLDALYGKARALEHLGRFQDAADCYGMITAADPGNTPALHHQGSLLLRSGRYAEALECFDKVALADPDNMAVRYSMGLVYDTLGRYDRAVKSFDHILKHDQGQIHVWYARGMALFRLGQYADAIRSFDRVLESRAMTGMKWIGSTSDLALFERDEAGSPLKQKPLKVDAWSETILNRRGTALLHLGRYAEALADFERVLESDPGNIPVLQQSSTALIHLGRYDEAGICLDAVLEREPHNVVARLMKADVLENLGRYGDALAHLEAVPGAGRDDLFALHRKGETLMHLARYAEAAAAFDALLEVNPGDAAAAMSRGEALMHLGDYEKALGCFDRVLEGDPADRGALIGRSSALERLGRYEDALGSIDRAMQAGPADTGTLTRKAWLLEGLGRYADAANCYEVLRNANPGAGGNLLNLGVVLAVLGRYEEAAGWFGQAVEADPGDLFAWFNRGRALERMGRYADAAECYANVTAGRPGDTGACFALASVLAELGRHQEAIEYCDRVLASDTSNAAVTKLRAEMLEAVGRHKEAAEAYERYLEVSPDDRDAQMALGMALERDGRYGDAIRHYALVLKGDEGDAEAWYTLESALVHMGRYEEALECSNSIIEVSPENQAAWQRRGEIFMWLGRYEEAVACFEKVLDADPMDTLTQRRLGEANEKAGRYEEAIAAYTRVLDREPANIETLHARASALIHLGRYGEAIKSIDKIIVILPENPAVLFMRGAVLEKAGRYDDALVSYEKALQVAPKNAAIWNATGMLLDALGRYPDAIRSFDTAIDLGNADIHAWLCKGVALSHLGRHDQAVTCYDMVLGADPRHARAWYLKGRALDRLGRFAEAVECFGKALEGEELP
- a CDS encoding FKBP-type peptidyl-prolyl cis-trans isomerase, giving the protein MRYAPGFLLLVMVLLVAGAGCTGTEAQVKTGDTVKVHYTGTFENGTVFDSSAGREPLEFTVGAGMMIPGFDEGVVGMQVEETKTIHIPADRAYGNYREDLVFLTDPARIPGGENLTVGQQVGVTLPNGQSLVGTVTGVSPDGIVIDANHRLAGENLTFSVRVVEIGR
- a CDS encoding hemolysin family protein; its protein translation is MPDPKPGESCTMPIAASILVIILLILANGFFSMTEFALISARKARLQKRAADGDAGAAAALELADDPTQFLSTIQVGITVVGILAGAFGGATIAGPLAGIFSGIPLLAPYSGPLAVAIVVAAITYLTLVIGELVPKRVAMGNAERIACRVARPMRFLARVGAPLVRLLSASTETVLTVLGVRQPSGPEVTEEDIRILIEQATRAGIFREAEQDMVESVFRLGDRRVSVLMTPRPDVVAVDVEDPPEENWQKMVESGHVYFPVYREHLDNLLGVVSVRNLWARMIKGEPPDLAKAIEPALFVPESVMALAVLEEFKTSGARLAFITDEYGSIQGLVTVHDIMEAIVGGIPSVEHPPEAMAVQREDGSWLLDGMLPIDEFHDLFDVGGLPGEERGYYQTLGGFVMMYLERTPEAGDRFTWDNLQFEVLDMDGYRVDKVLVTPVAAEEKENP
- a CDS encoding protoporphyrinogen/coproporphyrinogen oxidase, with the translated sequence MAPPLNSMDVKSAILGGGLTGVTLARLLQDLGDEVTVLEREEMIGGLCRSRTEAGFTFDVGGSHIIFSRDAEVLSFMLSVLGGNADRRKRNTKILYKGRYVKYPFENGLYQLPAEDRFFCINEFIKNLIAVEKGEIPPPTNFAEWITYTFGRGIAECYMVPYNEKIWNYPVDRMSHHWVEGRIPRPPVEDIVKSAIGIETEGYVHQAVFSYPVEGGIEALVRGIAEPVLPAIRTGFAVASIREENGSFAISDGRETVHADRLISTIPLQNLLPCLLDVPPEVQAACDALRYNSLCSVFIGLVGDVPDISWLYVPDEATGLFNRVSFPSNYSREVAPPGHSSILAEITYNDGDAVSRMPDAAVIDHTVQSLISAGIIPSHDAVVYTGIERQEFAYVVYDIDYLENIEIVREFCRERGIDLVGRFSRFEYLNMDGCIRSAIDFAKAAKR